In Candidatus Binatia bacterium, one DNA window encodes the following:
- a CDS encoding glycosyltransferase family 2 protein, which yields MPKLIIQIPCLNEEDSLPETISALPREIPGVDTIEILIIDDGSRDDTVRVAREAGVDHVVRFPENQGLARAFSAGVDAALKLGADIIVNTDADNQYEADDIPALIAPILLGKADMVVGDRSPDKIEHFSPLKRFLQTYGSWVVRGLSGTDVPDAASGFRAFDRRAALRLNVISDFTYTLETLVQAGKKQISVAYVPVRTRATRPSRLFRSMPSYLRRSLVTLVRIYSLYEPIRVFWSLGLLMLGIGFLLFVRFGVYSMLFGPQGLIQSLIIGAALSIIGVQTILMGLIADLIASNRTLIEDTLLRVRKLELSARESPDLEPGYDASTQSVSRRTDSEEKT from the coding sequence ATAGCCTACCTGAAACCATTTCAGCGCTACCAAGGGAAATTCCCGGTGTCGATACGATCGAAATTCTGATCATCGATGATGGCTCGAGAGACGATACGGTTCGGGTGGCGCGGGAGGCCGGTGTCGACCATGTGGTACGATTCCCGGAGAATCAGGGCCTGGCAAGGGCTTTCTCGGCTGGCGTCGATGCGGCCCTGAAGCTCGGCGCCGATATCATCGTCAACACCGATGCGGACAATCAATACGAGGCCGACGATATCCCGGCCTTGATCGCGCCGATCCTGTTGGGGAAGGCCGATATGGTGGTGGGCGATCGCTCGCCCGACAAAATCGAGCATTTTTCTCCGCTGAAGCGCTTTCTGCAAACCTATGGGAGCTGGGTGGTTCGCGGGCTTTCCGGGACGGATGTGCCCGATGCGGCGAGTGGCTTTCGCGCCTTCGACCGCAGGGCGGCTCTGCGCCTCAACGTTATCTCCGACTTCACCTACACGCTCGAAACGTTGGTGCAGGCCGGCAAAAAACAGATTTCCGTAGCGTACGTTCCCGTTCGAACTCGCGCGACGCGACCATCGCGCCTCTTTCGCAGCATGCCGAGCTATTTGCGTCGTTCTCTGGTGACGCTGGTCCGGATCTACTCACTCTACGAACCGATCCGTGTTTTTTGGAGTCTCGGCTTGTTGATGCTCGGGATCGGGTTTCTTCTCTTTGTCCGTTTTGGCGTCTACTCGATGTTGTTCGGTCCGCAAGGTTTGATCCAGTCGCTGATTATTGGTGCCGCGCTGTCGATCATCGGGGTCCAGACAATTCTCATGGGACTGATCGCGGATCTGATTGCCTCCAATCGAACCCTGATCGAAGACACGCTTTTACGCGTTCGGAAACTCGAGTTGAGCGCGCGCGAGTCGCCGGATCTCGAGCCGGGCTATGATGCCTCGACACAATCTGTTTCGCGCCGCACCGATTCCGAGGAGAAAACGTGA